In Phoenix dactylifera cultivar Barhee BC4 chromosome 1, palm_55x_up_171113_PBpolish2nd_filt_p, whole genome shotgun sequence, the genomic stretch TAacctatatatgtatgcatatatacaaacgcgtatacatgcatatgtttgtacgtacgtatatatatacattcataaatttatgtatacatacatatgtacgcACATTTGTATATAGCTACGTATGTTTCTACCTGCATATTTATATAGGCACGTGCACACATCTATATTTATACCTACATAAAGGCCTACATACCTTTTCGTACAACTGTCAAAAAAATTTATCAGCTTGGCAAGTCATTGCCTTtgtgacccaaaaaaaaaggaaacattgGCAagcattttaaaaattatatatcttCATTTTTGTTCATAATTCCAAAGCTATCATATGGTGaaattaaaagatcaaaatgatcaTAATTATATGTTAATAACATATTACCAGACTTATCTCAAATTTTCTTGTGCTAGAGGTTATtgcgaaaagaaagaaaatataggaAGAATATCTAAATATTTTGGGAAGCCTAGTTACTACAGTCTCTGTCTTGGGGCATTAACAATCAAGAAAAAAGCTACCGTCAAAGAAATTCTGGAAACTGCATAAAAATTTCTGCGGGAAGATAAATTTTATATTGGCACAAATCAACGTGATGTTCACtgaaatcatttatttttaagATGAACTGAGAATATTTTCAGTGAAGATGAGAAAAAAGTGTTTTATATTTGATCTGAATCAAGACTTCCGCCTATTAAAGATTTCTTTTATTGGCTCAACAATCATGCAATCCTGCAAaatgaaataaacaaaaaatattCATCAATTAATATATTCAAACCcaataatttgaacattatttTAAATGTACTGATATGTGTTATATCTTACATCATTCGATGTTCTACATTTTCATAACTCTTCCCTTTTCTAAATATACAACACCATGCATGATGATTTTGTTTAGCTGCTGGCTAAAAACCTGTTACAGAATCAGAAAGTACTAGAACTCCTTCAAGTTAATGGCACATCTCGAGAGTGCCACAAACAACTCTTATGAGCTGTTTTAAGTTTGTCCTTATTTAGTTCTGTAATCACATGAACATGGCATCAAATGAAAACATAGACAtcaaatcaggaagaaagaactGATCTATAGAATGAAATTGACCTGTAATGTAGTCGACAGTGGTTGCAAGTAGCCTAATATTTATTAAAGACCACATACAGAAACTATTAGTGTTTCTTGATGTCAACAAGCTTGCCGGAATAAACATAATAGTGCATGAAAATAAACCTACTTAATGTAGATTTTGTCATTTTGGTCAGAaaagagaagcatcctataaaTTGAGAAACAGGAATAGTAAAGAGTTATTCATAAACCTGAGATATATAGCACACAAGGGAGCCTTTGACCAATCCCACCATGCACTGATCAAAGGCAAGatgtaaaagaaagagaatcaACCCCTTTAAGTTTGGAGGCTTCAACATACACAAATATGAAGATTTAGCCCCCCTGCTGAAAGGAGGTGATCCAGCTCTGGTAATATAATCGAGTCATCCAGATAAGAATGTTGCCACCTTACGTTAACTAAATATTCGTACATGGTTGAATATAAATGCAATTGCTAACTTATAAAGTAGAGCATATTCCCATAAAATTTCTGCAGTCATATAATCAATTTAAGTCAACAAGTTGATAAGTTTCTTCAGATTTGTGGTCAGAGCCCTTCTCAGGGAGCTTGCTTTCACAGTGGTGCATGAGTTTCCTCAAAAAGGTTGCCACTATTGCTTTGCAATTTATTTGATCAAGACTCATGATCATGAACAGATGAATTTCACTTTTAAGTTAGCTGACAGGAAGCTGAAGAATCTGTCAagtgaacagatgaactgtttGATAATCAGTGGTCCTTTTTAAATTGAAAGACTTACTCAAATGATGATCTGAAGACCTTAGGAACAGTGAATCTGCTGAGACACCAGATTACTTCAAAACTGCAGTTATGAACAGAATATCCTTGTAACCTCACCAATGACTTGCCGTATAACATCAGAACGGCAGGTCCAAGAGGCATTCCATGATGTATAACAAGAGCCTTGAGACTTTCAAGCAAGCGGTGGACCATTCTAACAACACCTCCCCCCGCCACCCCCTCAACCTCCACCACGACATTTATGGACTCAAAGTATGCCAAGTAACTCCCGAGTCTCTTTCCTCTCAGGCTGAATAAAGGTCCTCCTGAAAATGCTTGCGTGGCTTTTGTGAATGTCATACTCTTGACCATTACCATCATTAGAGGCTGTAATGTTAGGGGTAATGGTATCGGGATAAGGAGCAGAGCGAGGAGCTCCAACAGATTTTTGCGCATGGCGTGACAATCTGGATGCCAAATTACTTGATGCAGAGGCCTTTGTACCCCTCCCCTTGCGCTTTGTGCTAAGGAATCCACAAGCAAGAGCTTCTAGTGCTTTTGTAGTAGGTGGTCGGTTTCTAGTGCTCTGCCTTCGGGAGCTCAAGGTAGGATCCTGCTTGCTAGACTTGTTGTTAATCTCCAGTGTGGAGGAATCATCACCCTGCTGCCTTTCTTCTAGCGGCAATGAAGATTCCTTTGGATTTGAATCCCCCTGGCCGCATGTAACCTCTGCTCGGCAGGCCTCAGTTTCAAAATATGGAGGGAAATGAGGGAGGTTAAGGTCGATGAAAGTTCGTGGTTGAGGATCTTCCAGAAAGATGCCTGCCATGCTAACAGCACCAGAACCAGCACGGTTTCTGCCGCAGATGCACTCACTGCTATCCTCTGGGCCAGCAGGTATCTTCCCCTGACATATGCCAGTCTCAGCATGGTTGCTTTCACCTGCATCATGTGATTTCAGTTGACAATGATCCTCCTCCTTTGACCGATGGCTTTTTAGAAAACCGTCAAGGCCAAAACCGGTTTCTACATGGTCACAGGAAGTTGACTTCTGTCGCTTTGAAGCAGGGGCTATATAGCTTCTTTGGCTAGATTTTACCCTGCGATTGTACTGACACTTTATATCCTTCACTGGATTCTTATCACTAAATGGAACATGGTACTGTTCATTGATATCATGTCCATCTGCTGAAATTTTTAGCTCCGAGACAGTAAACAAACAATCCGATAGGTCAGACAGCATACCCCTTTCAAAGTTGCACCTTCCATTCCCCGAATTCTTGTCATTAGAGATGCCTTGATTGGAACCCCCTTGATCATTAGATGATGTATCAGATGAATCTGGCTGCTCCACTGAGCTATTACCATATGTTTCTCCTGTCTGATTAATAGGACCATAGCTACAAACAGCATCCACAGGTAAGCTCCGCAGTTCTCGAACCTTGGATTGTGTCTCACCTTCAATAAGACTGGTATCCACAACAGTGAATTTCATAAGTTCCGAATTAATACCTGGAAGTCTTGGATGCAGATACCGTTGACGCTGATGATCAAACATACAAGTTTGGTCCAATTTGGTGTTTACATCCCATTGAAATTTGTCTTCAGTGCTGTCACTTCCTTTAGCTCCTTCAGCCTCTAGCTCAAGAAGCCTTGGGTCTGCTACAACTTTATTCAAGACATCAGTGACAGAATCAAAATAGTGGTTTCCCTTCACAAGTTTTCTCCTTGAGAACATGTTGATACCAGGGACGAGAAATACCAAAGCATTTTTGGAACCAACAGAACTATGACCCCTGGGCTGCTCAGAGTGCCACCCTCTTGCAAGTAAACGGGGCCAAACAGCTTCCCAGAAAATGTCATTGGACCTTGCTTTGCTTAGCCTGAAACCTCCTGTTAGAAACTTGATGATGTCTTCATTTGTAAGAGATGAGAAAGCTTTGCCAATTGGTAGGATAGGGTTAACTGGATTTGCTCTAACTGGATCTGATACAAATCCAGTCAGGTCATGCTTTCCCTTACCAATTCCTATAGCTTCTACAAGAACTTCCATACCAACCAAGGCCTTTAAATTTAAGACAAATTCCtccaaagaaacccttccctcaCTGAAGGTCTTGATAACCTGCCAGAGGAAATACAGTAATTGAACAGGAGGGACATTgttataataaaaaagaaaataatccaATCATATACATCAGCTCAGGATAGCcacacaaatagcaaaccttaACTCATCACTGAATATTGGATTTTTGGAACCAGGCACAACTTGCCCTAGTCTAAGTAAGGCAGCTTTTAACTATATGCTAACCTTTGTGACTACTGAAGTGCTGGTTAAAGCAACTTAAGGGAAGAGAAGGGTTTACCATGTTACCTGGAAGAGCATTTAGCAGGAAGGAATCCTACTTTGTTGGTTATGCAGTTTGAAGTCACAAGAAAAGGCAAGGAAGATGCTACTCATTTCATGAAAAACCAAGGGTAAAGTACAACAAGATGCAGTGCAGAAGCTTTCACAGCAGACGCCAAATAAAAACTTGAAACTCATCCTAAATAGAAGCAAGAATTGAGTTCTGTTGAAAAAGGAAAGCTCATACTGCCTCCACTTAACTCAAAAAGCTTTTCGGTTGTGTATAGCAAGGTTTTGCATCTTGATACCATGCCCCATACAAGTACCTTACTGGTATGGTGCGGTATGCCACTGTACCAACTACCAACACACAGCAAAAGTGCTATGGAACAACACCGATACCATGTTTTAGTACGGTGTGCTACCAGTAAGAAACCTACTGCTATGGTACAATATGTCTGGCCTGGACTGGTATGGTCCAGTGGATAAAACCTTGTTGATAGTGCCCAGCAGCTGTGCAAGCACAGGTAGATTCAGcatataaaatataacaaagGGTCTTGACACACCTTTACATAGTgaatgataaaaaaattatattagatTACTGggtagattttttttataaaaaaaaacttttgtaAAACATTATCTTGCATAGGATATTCTAATGCATATTGAAGCCAAGCATAAAGATATCCAATTCACTACATGATACATAGGCTGTTAGCCATTTAAAGTATTCATCAACCTTTTCTAAACAAAACAAGGAtaggggaaagaaaaagaaagaaggatagaCAGGAATAAATTTTCTCCCATGGCGTTCGAAGTTTTGAACACTCCCAGAGGGGACAGCAATCAGCAAGTGAAGTTTTGAACACTCCCAGAGGAGACAGCAATCAGCAAGtgatttcttcaagatacagtACAAGAAAACATGTCTCTTAATCCTTATCAGGCAGTGTATGCTGGAAATCTGACTGAGAGTTGTATAGAGCTAACTATGAATGAGAAACATCTAAATGAGTACTAAGATAAaagaaccaaagaaaagaagtaTGTTATTTGTGTTCAAACTCCTGTTCAATAATTGGAAGCAACTTATAAGTAAGAATTTGAGAAAGATATTTCCTAAGGCTTTAATTTAATATTCCTTAGTCTCCACCAAAACATGCTACTTTGAGCTTGTGTCCTGTTGCACTATGCCAAAGAGAAGTTTTGTGTACCCTACTCCTTCGTGCTTAATTACAATAACATTGGCTTCAATAATAGGCTTAAAAAAATACAGGAAAACAGGAAATTGAGGAGAAGATTATATACTAAAAATCAAAAGACATCACCAAGTTAAAATAGCCAGAAATAAACTCAATTACTACATTCTGAAGGAAGAATAAGATATGGCATACTGAAGACACCTCACTCTAATGAGAAAGGGGACATTCATTCAGGCAAAACACACAGAAAGCATCACATGACTAACAAAGGAAAAACAAGGTCCAAACCAGTATGCCTTTCCTAGCATCCATTTCACTAGATATTCCCCAACACCAGTGTCCAGTAACCAGTTCATGTGTTTCATTAAAACCTCCTGAGCTACAAATACATCCTATAGTCTCAAGAGATAAACCAGTCCCAAATGGGGATCATCAACTTTTTGGTCATTAAATATGTATGAGAAATCCCCTTTCGTAACAGATACAAACAAACACTTATCTTTTAGGTTTCCTGAAAGACTGCAACTTGTAGGTTTACTACATTGTTATGCCTTTCCGAGCAAAGTCTATTACAAGGTTTACTTTATAAATAATTGATGATAAACTTTTCCCAAGACAAAGGATTGACCCAATAATTCAGGTATTGTTTGTTCATCATGTCTAGAAAATCAAATTCCTTTGTAAAGCATGACATCTGTAAGTGGTTTTGGTGAGATAACTTATTAATCTTTGATTGAACAAAGAGACTCATGTTGATCCCAAGAATTTATTTTTGACAGATTTGCTTTGGGTCCTTCACAAGGCACAAGTGCTTGTTCTGTAAAATTATTATCACTACCAAGTGCTTCAATCCAAAATCCTGGTCTGCTAGCATGTATGTTGTCTACTTTTTTAGAAAGTTTAACTTCTTTTAGAATAAAAGTTTGAAGTTCATTTCATCTCACAGCTCACAGTGAAGCACTTAGGGACTGTTTGCTTGTGAAGTTTTTCTAAAATGGGATTGTTGACTAACAAATTgaccccaaaagcttaagctaatagaaAAAGGGTCAATAATGTATATCAGGCTTAACACCTCCTTTCGCATGCATCCTGGATTATGCACATGGAAGAACAACGATGACTAAAATGAGACAAGACTATAATcggaataattaaataaataattagcaTGTAGGGGATTGGAAGTTGTGACCTCCAGCAAAGCTGAAATCTGATACAATGTTGACTTTCCAATTGACCCTAAGGGGGcatttggtatggggtgatcgtcaagggtgatgtgggtggaggtgatgagatcaccgtGTTTGGTTGCATCACGGTGATCCTACGTGGCGGTGATCTTAAATAacctccactcctcaaatcaccCTCCAACTCGGTGACAGGATACCCGTccttgaggtcggaaatccaaCATCACCCCAAGGCAGTGATCCTGGGttgaaagttaaagacaaaaatacccctcaagttagcagaaaaattgatatatcactataccatcaatatattatgtcaatatatatatattatgttgatattatatattatattaatgatatatattatattataatatattactaatcatattattatcccattattattgaaggataattttaaattctagtagaaatatattattattttttatatttatataatgaaaatatttaatatattactatattacttctatttaccttacttttctaatcaaaataattattactattaaaaaaatctgttataagtataaataaaaatattaattctataatgaaaaataacatatttttataagattaataatttataggagtaataaatatatttttatagaatatattaataattaatatattgataaatatattaatattttattataatatattttatatgattaataaatatatgataaggactattaaaagtagaatatgtgacaaaattatggagttattataggaattagtatattgacttacatttttaattcatgagaattaaaaatacataaaaaaatccatctaagatatatcaagggtatttgtggtattatatAGT encodes the following:
- the LOC120103740 gene encoding uncharacterized protein LOC120103740, producing MMDSVKLIHNEELLICNKECTAEICNDQITSTGDPLVLPRLGDQYQVRIPSLITEFEHDQLQDRPIKGDDILGVDYSSQNSLPIPIMWVNYGGGNIKHEQQDYPGTTSCSKRAGPGDLICKVDSGINPKCSVTSGFPPYCSNSCSTFSQGAKPEHPNNSLEHGKELFRSTSQEDMNPYNQMYFGLRWTGEGCNPVPDLPFISWTDAEVQSFLLGLYIFGKNLVQVTKFMESRSMGEILSFYYGKFYRSDAYRRWSECRKMRSRRYIYGQRIFTGWRQQELLSRLVPVISVEVQHNLLEVIKTFSEGRVSLEEFVLNLKALVGMEVLVEAIGIGKGKHDLTGFVSDPVRANPVNPILPIGKAFSSLTNEDIIKFLTGGFRLSKARSNDIFWEAVWPRLLARGWHSEQPRGHSSVGSKNALVFLVPGINMFSRRKLVKGNHYFDSVTDVLNKVVADPRLLELEAEGAKGSDSTEDKFQWDVNTKLDQTCMFDHQRQRYLHPRLPGINSELMKFTVVDTSLIEGETQSKVRELRSLPVDAVCSYGPINQTGETYGNSSVEQPDSSDTSSNDQGGSNQGISNDKNSGNGRCNFERGMLSDLSDCLFTVSELKISADGHDINEQYHVPFSDKNPVKDIKCQYNRRVKSSQRSYIAPASKRQKSTSCDHVETGFGLDGFLKSHRSKEEDHCQLKSHDAGESNHAETGICQGKIPAGPEDSSECICGRNRAGSGAVSMAGIFLEDPQPRTFIDLNLPHFPPYFETEACRAEVTCGQGDSNPKESSLPLEERQQGDDSSTLEINNKSSKQDPTLSSRRQSTRNRPPTTKALEALACGFLSTKRKGRGTKASASSNLASRLSRHAQKSVGAPRSAPYPDTITPNITASNDGNGQEYDIHKSHASIFRRTFIQPERKETRELLGIL